The following is a genomic window from Aeromonas sp. FDAARGOS 1405.
GGGCTGGCCAGCCGCCTGATGGCGATGAAAGAGGAGCTGTGCGGGCGCATCAAGCTCTTCTTCCAACCCGCTGAAGAGGGGTGTCGCGGTGGCAAGGCGCTAGCCGCAGGCGGGGCCCTCGATGACGTGGATGCCCTGCTCTCGCTCCATATCGGCATTCACGCCGGCAGCGGCGAGCTGGTGATCAACCCCACTGAGTTTCTCTGCTCAACCAAGTTCGACGTGCACTTCATGGGCACCGCCGCCCATGCCGGGCTCGAGCCCAATGCCGGCAGCAATGCGCTGGCTGCCGCCTGCATGGCTACCACCGCCATGCTCGGCATTCCGCGCCACCGCGACGGCATGACCCGCATCAACATCGGCCAGCTCCACGCCGGCAGCGGGCGCAACGTCATTCCCGACCATGCCGAACTGCACGGTGAAACCCGCGGCGCCGACAGCGCCCTCAACGACTACATGTTCAGCCAGGTACAACGCATCGTCGAAGGCACCGCCCTTGCCCACGGAGTCACCTACCGCATCATCAAGCAGGGTGAGGCCATTGCCCTCGACAACAGCCCGGCGCTACAGGCCGAGCTGGCGGCGCTGGCTCGCAAGCAGGGGCTCGCCACCATCCAGACCCGCCGCTTCGGCGCCAGCGAAGATGCCGGTTTTCTGATGGAGCGGGTGCAAAAGCAGGGGGGCGAAGCGGCTTACCTGATCCTTGGCGCCGATCTGGCTGCGCCGCACCACCACAACGCCTTCGATTTCGACGAGCGGGTGATGCAAAGCGGGGTCGATCTGCTGGCAGCGTGGACCCACGCCAGACTGGGTAATTCCTCCCTGATCAAGTGATAAACCCCGTGGCCATCAGCTCGGAAACCTGAGCAAACAGGATCAAAAAAGGCGCCCATCGGCGCCTTTTTATTTGCTAACCGCTTGCTGCGGCGCAATGTCACTCAGCCGGCTGGCCATCACCGCGCTTGCGGTTGGTATTGGGACGACCGCCGGTCACAGCATCGGCACGCCCCTCCTCCTTGGCCTTCTCGGCACGCTTTTTGCGCATCTCGCGGGGATCGGCGATGAGCGGACGATAGATCTCGATGCGATCGCCATCCTGCAGCAGATCGCTCCCTTTTACCGGACGGCTATAGATGCCGAACTTGTTGACCGACAAGTCGATCTCGGGGTGCTTCTGCACGATGCCGGACTGCTCGATGGCGGCCTGTACGCAGGTCTCGGGAGATACCCGCAGCGCAATCACCGTCTGGCGCTGCGGCAGGGCATAGACCACTTCGATATTGAGCTGATCAGGCACCGTACACCACCTTGGCCCGGTTGGAGAAGGCGGAGACCATGGAGCTCACCAGATCGCGGAACACCTGGCCAAAGGCCACTTCGATGAGCTTGGAGGTAAACTCGAAATCGAGGTCAAACTCCACCTTGCAGGCATCCACGTCGAGGGGAGTAAAGGTCCACCAACCCGCCAGCTTGCTGAAGGGACCGTCCACCAGCTCCATCCTGATCTGGCGGTTTACATCCAGCTGGTTGCGGGTAGTAAAGGTTTTGGCGATGCCCGCCTTAGCCACATCGACCGACGCCATCATGTAATCGTCACCCGCCTCATGAACACGGCTGCCAACACAGCCGGGCAGAAACTGCGGATAGGCATTCACATCGTTGACCAACTTGAACATCTGTTCGGCACTGAACATCACCAGGGCACTGCGAGTAATACGGGGCATGGCTTTTCCTCATCCAATCGCCGCGATTTTATCACCATGTTGGCGCTTTTGGAGGTAAAACCTCGACCAAACTGCTCAGAAAGCGGCCACTTGACCCGTCGCGCGTTTTACAGCCGCCCCCGCCTACGTATAATACGAGCCTCCTAGTCATTGCCGGAAATCGCCCGTCATGAGCAAAAAAAACAGTAAAAACAAAGCCGGGTCCAGCACCATTGCACTCAACAGAACCGCGCGCCACGAATACTTCATCGAAGAGAAGATCGAAGCGGGTCTGTCCCTGCAAGGGTGGGAAGTCAAATCCCTGCGGGCGGGCAAGGCCAACATCAGCGAAGCCTATGTCATCTTTCGCGATGGCGAAGCCTACCTGTTCGGCTCCAGCTTCCTGCCACTGCAAGCGGCCTCCAGCCATGTGGTGTGTGACCCGACCCGTACCCGCAAACTGCTGCTGAGCCGTCGTGAACTCGACAAGCTCGAAAGCCTGATTGCCCGTCAGGGCTATACCGTCGTCCCTCTCGCCCTCTACTGGAAACAGTGCTGGGTCAAGGTCGAGATCGGTCTGGTGAAGGGCAAGAAAGAGCACGACAAACGCGAAGATACCAAGGCCCGCGAGTGGGATCGGGAAAAAGCGCGCATCATGAAGAACAAGTACCGCGGCTAACCCTCTGATGTCCGGACGATTCCCGTCCGGACACCTCACTTCCGGTTCCCCTCCCCCGGCCACTGCGCACAATAAATCGGCAAACAGACCACCAGCTGGCGTGAATAGCCATCAACGCCTTGCCATACCAGCATTTTTGCGTACAATCGCAATTAACAACTTGGGGCTGATTCTGGATTCGACAAGATTCACGAAACCCAAGGTGCATGCCGAGGTGCGGTAGGCCTCGTTAATAAACCGCAAAAAAATAGTCGCAAACGACGAAAACTACGCACTAGCAGCTTAATAACCTGCATAGAGCCCTTCTACCCTAGCTTGCCTGTGTCCTAGGGAATCGGAAGGTCATCCTTCACAGGATCGTGTGGAAGTCCTGCTCGGGGCGGAAGCATTAAAACCAATCGAGCTAGTCAATTCGTGGCGTGTCTCTCCGCAGCGGGTTGGCGAATGTAAAGAGTGACTAAGCATGTAGTGCCAAGGATGTAGTAATTTTGGACGGGGGTTCAAATCCCCCCAGCTCCACCAAACGTTTGGAAAGGGCCACCTCGCAAGAGGTGGCCCTTTTTATTTGTTCATCTGGTTCACAAAGACCCAACCTGTTGGCTTTTCGAGATCACTCTCACGGATTGATAGGTCTGCTGTGGAGGCAAAACCAGTAATATAACGCACTGGTTCATAAGGATTCGTCATGCGCTTAGAGGATGCCTGCAGCCAACATTTCACCTTCGAGATGCTGTTTCACTGTGGTGAAACTTGGCAACGCATCCAATGCCCAAACTTGCCTGAACAAACCGAGAGCTGGCTGGCCTACCGTGAACTGGCAACGCATATTCTCGATCCGCTGGTAGAAGCATTTGGCCACCCATTGCTGACCTATGGGTTTTGTGGAGTAACACTGCGCAAAGCTATTCTTTCCAACGCCTCCCCCGGTATAGCCCCCACACTCGATCAACATGCAGCCTGTGAACTCAATCAGCGAGGAAGCGTTATCTGTCCTCGGCAAGGGGCCGCGGTTGATCTGATATACCTAGGGAAGAACAGCTATCAGGTAGCCCTTTGGTTGGCGCAACACACCCCGTTTGATCGTCTCTATCTCTATGGCCCAGACCGGCCACTGCATATCAGCTATGGGCACGAACAAAACCGCGCCTTGGTCGAACTCAACACTCACCATGGAAGACGAATGCCCAAGCGGCTGACACTCACCCAACTCAAAGGAATGTGCTGATGCTGACCCCCGAGCGCTTCACGCAACTGGTCGCGGCCCTGCCATACAAAAAAGTGCTGCCCGACGCGGTCTATCTGCACAAAGAGACCCTGGCCACGACCAGCCCACAGCTCTACCGTTTTGTCTGTGCGGTAGCACAAGCGCTCAAACTCCCGGAGTGTGAATGGGATCTGGTCAAGTTGGCAAAGCAGGAGTTTCGGCTGTCACTGCTCAGCTACCCCACCTTCTTCGAAGAGGCCTACCCCAGCCTCAAGCAGAGCGTGACCGTTGATCTGGCCAAACTAAGCCATACCGTTACCCGCTACGACAGCCAGGACAATCCCCCCATTCTGCACCGCAAAGAGTGCATGCTGACCCCCGATCATCCACAAGTAGAGATCTGTCGCCAGATCACCGAAGAGGGGGAGTTGGCGGGACTTTACGATCATCCCCGTATGATTGGCTTCAAAGCATCGTGGGAGCGGCTTATCGCAAGACACGGCTACCAACTGGTTGATGGGCGCCTGTTTCGCATCTCCGCCCTGCCGCCCGAAGAGGGGGGCCCACAAATTGATCGCCATAAAACCGCGTTGGTTCGCCATGAACTCTCGGCCCCCATGAAGATGCTGGCACGCCATGGTTATCTCAACGGCGACTATGCGCTGTTTGATTACGGTTGCGGCCGAGGGGATGACCTGCGGGAGCTGGAAGCACACGGTATTGATGCGCTGGGCTGGGACCCGAACTTTCGCCCGGATGGGGAGAAGGTGGTCTCCCATCTGGTCAATCTCGGTTTTGTGATCAACGTGATTGAGGATCAAGATGAGCGAATGGAGGCGCTGCTCGGCGCCTGGGAGCTGACCCAAACCCTGCTGGTCGTCTCGGCCATGCTGGCCAACGACAGCTTTATTGCCCAGTTCACTCCTTATAAAGATGGCGTTATCACCTCGCGCAACACCTTTCAGCGCTACTACAACCAAAGCGAGCTCAAGCACTACATAGACAGAACATTGGATGAAAATGCCATTGCCGTTGGGCCCGGCATCTTTTATGTGTTCAAAGACAAGCTCGAAGAGCAACGCTTTTTGGCACAGCGTCAACGCCGAAGCCACAGCTGGCAACAGCTGACCTCGCCCACGCCCAACCATCGGGCCACTGCGGCACTGCTGATCACTCGCCATCAACCGCTGTTTGAAGCCTTCTGGCAGCGGGCGCTGACCCTTGGCCGAATCCCGGCCAATGACGAATTTGAACAAAGCGACGAGTTAAGAGATATAGCAGGCAGTCATCGCAAAGCCATGACCCTGCTTGGCCAGCATTTTGACCTTGCCCAGTTAAAGCAGGCCGAGCTGGAGCGGCAGCAAGATTTGCTGGTCTACCTGGCACTCAACCTGTTTGGCAAACGCCAAGCCTATACCCAGTACCCCAGCGAGCTGCAGCGGGATATCAAAGCCTTTTTCGGTAGCAACCCGCAGGCACAGCAGGCAGCCAGAGCACTGCTCTACCAGATTGCGGATATCGCCCTCATCAACCAGGCCTGCGAGCTGGCCCATCAACAGCTCCCCAACAGCCTGCTCTATCCCAGCCATTCACTGCTGCTGCACAAATGCTTTATTCCGCAATTACCGCCGCTGCTGCGTGTCTACCTCGGGGCGGCCTGCCAGCTCTACGGTGACTTGACCGATATCGACGTGATCAAGCTGCACATCCGCTCCGGCAAGGTGAGCCTGATGGGGTATGACGACTTCAGCAAGCCCATCCCCCATCTGGTGGAGCGGGTCAAGATCAAGATGGCCGAGCAGGAGGTCGACTTCTTTGACTACATCAATGAGCAGACCCGGCCACCACTGCTCAACAAAAGCTATCTGATGGCACCGGATGATCCGAGCTTCAAGGCACAACGAGCGCTGGAGCAAAGATTGAGCAAACTACTTGGGATGGACCTGGAAACGGAGCATCACTTGAGTCGCCAACAATATGAATCAGCTCTCAAAGAGCAAAAAAGGCGAATTTCAGGCTTTCGTATTTGTAGCGTAAAAGAGTAAAATCAGCGCCCCAAAATAACGTAAAAAAACACTTATTCCTCGCTAAAACCTAATCTACAGTCTTATAACAACATGTGATTACGTTAATTTTGACGTAAATCTAGACTTAAAGCAGGACTAGCCAGGAGCATCATCATGAACCACTTCGACGCTGACTACTGCTACTCATTCCCCGCAGTGCGTGGGATACAAGCCGGTCGCCCCTTCTATATCGCGACCTGCCCGATGCGCATCATCCCCAAAATTTTCAACTTCGATGAGAGCGAAGTCCCCCCTGAATTGCGGGCGCAACGCACATTGAACAAATCCCGGATCCCGGAAATGGTGCGATACCTCTTGGAGAATCCCAAGGATTACGTCTTCTCTGCCTTGACTGCGTCAATAGCTGTTGACGTCGAGTTTGCTGAACATCCCGGATCCAACAATCTGGGCACTTTACGGGTGCCCATGGATGCACAGATCCTGATCAACGATGGCCAGCACCGCCGCAAAGCTATCGAAGAGGCATTGGTAGAGCGCCCCGAACTGGGTCAGGACAACATCCCTGTCTTGTTCTTTGTCGATGAAGGGTTAACCCGAAGCCAGCAAATGTTTGCTGATCTCAACAAGTACGCGGTCAAACCCAGTCCGTCACTGTCAACGCTCTATGACCATAGAGATCAAGGCTCTGAGCTTGCTCGCCATTTGGCTACCAGCATGGAGCCCTTCGTCGGGCTTACTGAGATGGAAAAGTCGAGCATCTCCCAGCTCTCCAGCAAGCTATTCACCTTAAGTAGCATCAAACAGGCAACCCGAGCCCTACTGGGCAAGGGACCTAAAGAGGGCTGCACAGATGAAGAGGCCAAGCTGGCGGCTCTCTATTGGAAAGCGGTCTACGACCAGATGCCGGATTGGCAGATGGCAAGTCGCAAAGAAGTATCACCCGCCCAACTCCGGCAGGAGTATGTCCATGCTCACGGGGTCGGCTTGCAAGCTCTCGGTATGCTCGGCCGCTTCTTGATAAGCGAGCATCCTGATACCTGGCAAACAGACCTTGGTAAGCTCAAGACCATTGATTGGCGCAAAACCAACCCGGAATGGATTCGCAGAACCATGTCGCATGGCAAGCTAAGCAAGTCAACCACAGCGCTCCAGCTTACCTGCAACGCACTTAAAACATCACTCAACCTCCCCCTCACCCCTGAGGAGAAGGTACTTGAAGCTCAGGTTGTCTCTCAATGAACCCCTTGATTCAGGCCCATGATCTGGCCGATTACGAAGATTTCATCAATACCGAGCCCTTTGCCGGCCGCCCACTGGCAGAGTATGTAGCTGAAGTACAACGTATCTATTGCGCAGACAAACGTCCCTGGGTCATTGGTTATAGCGGAGGTAAAGACTCTTCTGCTGTGCTGACGCTGGTCTATCTGGCACTGCTGGGGTTACCGCCTGAACTGCGCCACAAAGATGTCTTTGTCGTTTCATCAGACACCCTGGTCGAGACCCCTGTTGTCGTCGATTTGATCATTCGGACCATGGATCAAATCGAAAAGGGCGCCAAACGCGATGCGTTACCCATTACCTCTCACCCTGTCGTACCCAAAACCCATGAGACGTTTTGGGTAAACCTGCTCGGCAAAGGCTACCCTGCCCCGACTCGCAGCTTCCGCTGGTGTACCGAGCGAATGAAGATCAACCCGGTCAGTGACTTTATCAAAGACAAGGTCAGCCAGTTTGAAGAGGTGATTGTTGTGCTCGGCTCTCGCAGCAGCGAGAGTGCTTCCCGTGCCCAGGTCATTGCCAAGCACAAGATTGATGGAACCCGACTTGCCCGCCATACCACGCTGGCCAATGCCTTCATCTACACCCCTATCGACACTTGGGATGTTGAGGATGTCTGGAAACTGCTGCGCGGCGCCTTCAAATACGCGCCGGATGATGTAGAAGAGTGGGAAAATCCCTGGGGCGGCAATAACCGCCCGCTCTGGACTCTTTATATGGACTCCTCAGGTCAGGGTGAGTGTCCATTGGTCATTGATGACAGCACCCCCTCTTGTGGTAATTCACGCTTTGGGTGTTGGACCTGTACCGTGGTCACCAAAGACCGAGCCATGGAGAGCCTGATCCAAAACGGCGAAGACTGGATGATCCCCCTGCTCAAGTTTCGTAATCAGCTAGCTCTGACCACAGACCCTGCGCAAAAAGATACCTACCGTAACTACAAGCGCCGCACCGGCAAGGTGAGCTACCAATATGCCAAAGAGGGTGAAGAGCTTAGCGCAGAACGCAAGCACGTCCCCGGCCCTTATTGGCTGAAATACCGCCAAGAGTGGCTTAAAGAGCTGCTCGAGATGGAACGTGACCTCAACCTGCGTGGCCACACCATTACTCTGATCACCAAGCCGGAGCTGCATGCGATTCGCCAAGAGTGGTTAACTGACCCTAACGAACCGGATTGGAATGACTCACTGCCAGCTATATATCGGGAAGTGTATGGCGAAGACCTCGACTGGCTAATCGACGATCAGTCACGCTTTAACGCCAGCGATGCTGAGCTGCTGGCACAACTAAGCCAGGGCTATGATGTCGAGCCCGAGATGGTGATGAAGCTGATAGAGCTCGAAATATCCCTTGAAGGGCTTAGCCGCCGCCAAGGCGTCTTCGCCAAAATAGGAACCATCCTGAAACAGGATTGGGGCAGCCTCGAAGCCATAGAGCAGAAACAGGCACAATTACAAAAGCGCAATGAGCGCGATCTCTATCAAGAAGAAGTGGAACAAATTGAACAGTCGCTTGCTGAATTGCAAAAGCAATTGGCACAAGCCGACGATATGGCAGCACTGTTTAGTGAGGCAGTAAAAAATGATCATTAAGAAGTTGGTCTTGCATAACTTTCGTGTATTTCGTGGTCACCACGAAATAGAGCTGACCCCACAAAAACGCGAATATGAGCGACATGATAGGCCTATCGTGCTGTTTGGTGGCCTCAACGGCGCAGGCAAAACGTCGATTTTGTCAGCCATCCGTTTAGCACTATATGGACGTCTGGCCTTTGATAACCTCATCCACAATCAGGACTATATTGACCAACTTACTGCACTGATCCATAACGGCGTCAGCGTCTCTCAGCAACCTAAAGATGCCTCGATTGAACTCGTGTTTACCTATAACCAAGGGGGCACTGAGTCTGAATTTACCGTTATTCGCAGCTGGAATCGCAATAAAAAAGATAGGCTAAAACTGCTGCAAAACGGGGTCGAGCTGGACGAGCTTAACTATGAGCAGTGCCAGGGTTTTCTCAATGAGTTAATCCCGCACGGTATTGCTGATCTCTTCTTTTTTGATGGCGAGAAGATAGCCTCATTGGCAGAAGATGAATCGGGCAAGATTCTGCAGACCGCGGTACGCCGCCTGCTGGGCCTTGACCTGATCGCCAAACTGCGCACCGACCTTGGCATCTATTTAAAGCAGCAAGGAGCCAAAGAGCTGGGTACCCAACAACAGCACAAATTAGCCGAGCTGGAGCAGAATAAAAAGCAGTTTGCCAAACAGGCCGAGCATTATCGATTTGAAGCTGACTTGGTGATGGCAAGGATTGGCCTGATTACCCAGGATATTCAGAAATATGAAGCCATGCTGGCAGCACAAGGTGGTGCATTTGCGCGGACAAAAAATCAGGAGCAGCAGAAAGTTGCTGAACTGGTAAAAGAAAAAGAACAGCTTGAAAAGAGTCTGCGCCATGAATGTGATGGCTCCCTCCCCTTTGCACTGGCCCCCAACACCATGGCCAAACTGCAGCAACAGCTGGCCAAAGAAATAGAGATAAAAAGGGCTCGCAGCTTTTCCCAAGAGCTCCATATTTTTCTCGAACAGCTTAAAGCCAATATCGGCTTTAAAGGTAAAGAGACGCTGGCCATCACAACCCAGGCGATCGAAGAGCAGCTTGACAGCTTTATGGCCAACAAGCCGCAAGGTGAAGTCCTCTTTGATATCTCGGAGCGCGAGACTCACATCGTCATCGCGACAATCAGTGAGGATTGCCAACGGGCTTGGAACAAATTTGATGCACAGCGTCGTAAATTGGCCAAGGTTGAACATCAACTGGAACAAGCCGCCAGCAATATTGAGCGAGCACCGGATGATGAGCAGCTGATGGATATCTTCCAAACCCTGCGAGAGATGGACAATCAACGGCAAGAAGAGCGCCACAAATACAAGGCTCTGCTGGAACAAGCCAAGCAAGCGGTAATGAGTCAACTGGATTGCGCCCGCCAGATCCAGAAATTGCACGATAAAGCCAGAGAACAATATGGTGCTGTGAGTGCAGTGCAATATGCCAATGAGACCATCAGTTTGCTGGATGAATACAGCGATGTATTGACCCAGGCCCGGGTTAAAACGCTGGAGCAGAATTTTGAAGTGGCCTACCGAAAATTGGCTAGAAAAGAAGATCTGCAGATTAAGGCCAGGATCAATCCTCACACCTTTGATGTGGAGCTGGTAGACGAAGCTGGGATTGCTATCAATAGAAAGTCGCTCTCTGCCGGTGAGAAGCAAATTTATGCCATCGCGATCCTGGAAGCCTTGGCTAAAACATCTGGTAGACAACTGCCGGTCATTATTGATACCCCGCTGGGGCGCCTTGACTCACATCATAGAGACAAGCTGATTCATCACTACTTCCCCTATGCCAGTCATCAGGTGATATTACTGTCGACTGATACCGAAGTGGATGAACGCTATTTTGCCAGTGCTCTTGCTGATGATATCTCTCATGCCTATCAGATCCGCTTTGATGCGCTGACCAAGTCATCAAAACTGACCAAGGGCTATTTCTGGAAAGAGAGTCCTGTCCAAGTGCAAGCCAAGGAGGTTTGTTAATGCTCCCGAATCGCATGCAGCTTACCCGCCAAACGGAAGAGCAGCTTAAACGACTTAAAGCCAATACAGGGATCACGCCCAATGTGGCCGCACGTCTGGCTTTTTTCCGCTCAGTGGAAACTGATTTTCGCTACCACCCTGATCATAAAAAGCTGGATGGCAACCTGGTACTCGACAAAATCACCTGGCTGGGAGAAACACTGGTTGTTACCGAGCTCACCCTCCAGATGATTTATCCTGACCTGGATCATAAAGAGTGGATAAAAGCCTGGGCTGCTCATGTGGAAGATGGTATAGCTTCACTACGTAATCACCGTAGTCTAAGCGATTTTACCAAAGCCATATGACTGAAAAAAAACGTAAAAATCTTCCATGGACGGAAGATGAATACAGATTAGCCTTGATTGTTTATCAGGATCTTAAGCGTTGTGGAGAGAAAATTAGTGCTAGCAACCCCAAAGTTGTTGCACTTAGTCAACTACTCCAAGTACTCGATATCTATCCAAGATCAGAGAGAGGCGAAAATTTCCGGGAGCCTGATGGTGTCAGGTCCCGGATTTCATATTTTAAGCGAATGGATGATGGTGAATCATATAGTGATCGAGAAATGCAGTTTCAAGTATGGAAAAAATATTACAAGTCGGGATTATGATATTTATAGCATCCATATTTTTGGTGCTGCATTTGCGATCATCTCACCTCTTTCCACGATCCAGGCAACACTCCACATTTGTCCGCTTTTAAATTTTTCATATATTTTCTTGGTTTCTGGGAATACAGAGCCCTTATATTCGATGACTTTATCAATGAAAACTTTATTTTTTATTGATTGATTTATAGATTTATTTAACAGAGTCATATTACCAATGCAATAGATGAAGTCATTTATTTGCGTCCCTTCAGAAGGATGAAAAACCCCCTCTTTTTTCCATAATTCAGGCTGTTGTGGAATAACATGTTCTAAATGTACTTCGGAATAATTAGGGATTGACTCACCATTAGCATGCCAAATATAGAATTTTGATAGAATATATTTTGCCAGCTGGTTATCTTGAGTTTTGAATTTTTTCATCGCCTCAATAAATGCGTCATCACCGATTTTATCTTTATGAGCATAGAAGGGCATTAACACATCATTAAGTGTAGCTTCTTCTTTTTTCATCTCTCGGATAACAGAGTCAAATACCTTTTTTGCACCACCGACAGAATAATCGCCAATTGTGATCCATCTAAAGAGAAATGAAAGACTAACCCGAGTTATTTCCTCTAAAAATTCCGGTCTATTATTTATAGTGTACATAATTAATGGGTAGCAGGTAGTGTACTTCATTGTATTTATTTCACCACAGAACCCAAGATACTTTTCTTTATTATGCTTACATTCAGGAAAAGCAAGATTTTCTGCTGCATATTCTGAAAATTGACTCGCTTTCTCTAACAAATCGCCTGAAAATGAATCAACATCTATATTCTTACTATCAATATATTTGCTAATATACTTGTAGAGTTCTTTCTTAGTTGTATTTATGCCTCTTATTGCCTCCCAATACACTCGAAGAAAATCCACAGGTGATAAACGACTAGACTCAACTAGATTTATCATGTCATCCCAATTTGCAAGCAATCGATCACTCTGCTCTTCATCACCAGCAGACTTCATCAATATTTTGTTTTTAACTAAATCCGATACACTTAAATCCATCCCTTTTGAATTCAATGACTCAAATAATAAAAATGCGTCATAGTCTGTCTTCACTTCTATAGTTATGAACTTTAATTTCTTAACCATATGAACAAGCAGACTATTTAGCTTAGAGATCGCGTCATCTCC
Proteins encoded in this region:
- a CDS encoding amidohydrolase — encoded protein: MTLEHLIQWRRDLHRLPEAAWKEFRTTSLIAHHLNELGYHILLGDKLLASNLMMGRDVDVAAEKARARRQGAHPDWLERIGDVTGLMGELDTGRPGPTLAFRFDIDAVEVEESAAEQHLPQQEGFASHNKGWMHACAHDGHTAIGLGLASRLMAMKEELCGRIKLFFQPAEEGCRGGKALAAGGALDDVDALLSLHIGIHAGSGELVINPTEFLCSTKFDVHFMGTAAHAGLEPNAGSNALAAACMATTAMLGIPRHRDGMTRINIGQLHAGSGRNVIPDHAELHGETRGADSALNDYMFSQVQRIVEGTALAHGVTYRIIKQGEAIALDNSPALQAELAALARKQGLATIQTRRFGASEDAGFLMERVQKQGGEAAYLILGADLAAPHHHNAFDFDERVMQSGVDLLAAWTHARLGNSSLIK
- a CDS encoding RnfH family protein, which produces MPDQLNIEVVYALPQRQTVIALRVSPETCVQAAIEQSGIVQKHPEIDLSVNKFGIYSRPVKGSDLLQDGDRIEIYRPLIADPREMRKKRAEKAKEEGRADAVTGGRPNTNRKRGDGQPAE
- a CDS encoding SRPBCC family protein, which translates into the protein MPRITRSALVMFSAEQMFKLVNDVNAYPQFLPGCVGSRVHEAGDDYMMASVDVAKAGIAKTFTTRNQLDVNRQIRMELVDGPFSKLAGWWTFTPLDVDACKVEFDLDFEFTSKLIEVAFGQVFRDLVSSMVSAFSNRAKVVYGA
- the smpB gene encoding SsrA-binding protein SmpB — its product is MSKKNSKNKAGSSTIALNRTARHEYFIEEKIEAGLSLQGWEVKSLRAGKANISEAYVIFRDGEAYLFGSSFLPLQAASSHVVCDPTRTRKLLLSRRELDKLESLIARQGYTVVPLALYWKQCWVKVEIGLVKGKKEHDKREDTKAREWDREKARIMKNKYRG
- a CDS encoding DNA phosphorothioation-associated putative methyltransferase, whose amino-acid sequence is MLTPERFTQLVAALPYKKVLPDAVYLHKETLATTSPQLYRFVCAVAQALKLPECEWDLVKLAKQEFRLSLLSYPTFFEEAYPSLKQSVTVDLAKLSHTVTRYDSQDNPPILHRKECMLTPDHPQVEICRQITEEGELAGLYDHPRMIGFKASWERLIARHGYQLVDGRLFRISALPPEEGGPQIDRHKTALVRHELSAPMKMLARHGYLNGDYALFDYGCGRGDDLRELEAHGIDALGWDPNFRPDGEKVVSHLVNLGFVINVIEDQDERMEALLGAWELTQTLLVVSAMLANDSFIAQFTPYKDGVITSRNTFQRYYNQSELKHYIDRTLDENAIAVGPGIFYVFKDKLEEQRFLAQRQRRSHSWQQLTSPTPNHRATAALLITRHQPLFEAFWQRALTLGRIPANDEFEQSDELRDIAGSHRKAMTLLGQHFDLAQLKQAELERQQDLLVYLALNLFGKRQAYTQYPSELQRDIKAFFGSNPQAQQAARALLYQIADIALINQACELAHQQLPNSLLYPSHSLLLHKCFIPQLPPLLRVYLGAACQLYGDLTDIDVIKLHIRSGKVSLMGYDDFSKPIPHLVERVKIKMAEQEVDFFDYINEQTRPPLLNKSYLMAPDDPSFKAQRALEQRLSKLLGMDLETEHHLSRQQYESALKEQKRRISGFRICSVKE
- the dndB gene encoding DNA sulfur modification protein DndB; translation: MNHFDADYCYSFPAVRGIQAGRPFYIATCPMRIIPKIFNFDESEVPPELRAQRTLNKSRIPEMVRYLLENPKDYVFSALTASIAVDVEFAEHPGSNNLGTLRVPMDAQILINDGQHRRKAIEEALVERPELGQDNIPVLFFVDEGLTRSQQMFADLNKYAVKPSPSLSTLYDHRDQGSELARHLATSMEPFVGLTEMEKSSISQLSSKLFTLSSIKQATRALLGKGPKEGCTDEEAKLAALYWKAVYDQMPDWQMASRKEVSPAQLRQEYVHAHGVGLQALGMLGRFLISEHPDTWQTDLGKLKTIDWRKTNPEWIRRTMSHGKLSKSTTALQLTCNALKTSLNLPLTPEEKVLEAQVVSQ
- the dndC gene encoding DNA phosphorothioation system sulfurtransferase DndC — encoded protein: MNPLIQAHDLADYEDFINTEPFAGRPLAEYVAEVQRIYCADKRPWVIGYSGGKDSSAVLTLVYLALLGLPPELRHKDVFVVSSDTLVETPVVVDLIIRTMDQIEKGAKRDALPITSHPVVPKTHETFWVNLLGKGYPAPTRSFRWCTERMKINPVSDFIKDKVSQFEEVIVVLGSRSSESASRAQVIAKHKIDGTRLARHTTLANAFIYTPIDTWDVEDVWKLLRGAFKYAPDDVEEWENPWGGNNRPLWTLYMDSSGQGECPLVIDDSTPSCGNSRFGCWTCTVVTKDRAMESLIQNGEDWMIPLLKFRNQLALTTDPAQKDTYRNYKRRTGKVSYQYAKEGEELSAERKHVPGPYWLKYRQEWLKELLEMERDLNLRGHTITLITKPELHAIRQEWLTDPNEPDWNDSLPAIYREVYGEDLDWLIDDQSRFNASDAELLAQLSQGYDVEPEMVMKLIELEISLEGLSRRQGVFAKIGTILKQDWGSLEAIEQKQAQLQKRNERDLYQEEVEQIEQSLAELQKQLAQADDMAALFSEAVKNDH
- the dndD gene encoding DNA sulfur modification protein DndD yields the protein MIIKKLVLHNFRVFRGHHEIELTPQKREYERHDRPIVLFGGLNGAGKTSILSAIRLALYGRLAFDNLIHNQDYIDQLTALIHNGVSVSQQPKDASIELVFTYNQGGTESEFTVIRSWNRNKKDRLKLLQNGVELDELNYEQCQGFLNELIPHGIADLFFFDGEKIASLAEDESGKILQTAVRRLLGLDLIAKLRTDLGIYLKQQGAKELGTQQQHKLAELEQNKKQFAKQAEHYRFEADLVMARIGLITQDIQKYEAMLAAQGGAFARTKNQEQQKVAELVKEKEQLEKSLRHECDGSLPFALAPNTMAKLQQQLAKEIEIKRARSFSQELHIFLEQLKANIGFKGKETLAITTQAIEEQLDSFMANKPQGEVLFDISERETHIVIATISEDCQRAWNKFDAQRRKLAKVEHQLEQAASNIERAPDDEQLMDIFQTLREMDNQRQEERHKYKALLEQAKQAVMSQLDCARQIQKLHDKAREQYGAVSAVQYANETISLLDEYSDVLTQARVKTLEQNFEVAYRKLARKEDLQIKARINPHTFDVELVDEAGIAINRKSLSAGEKQIYAIAILEALAKTSGRQLPVIIDTPLGRLDSHHRDKLIHHYFPYASHQVILLSTDTEVDERYFASALADDISHAYQIRFDALTKSSKLTKGYFWKESPVQVQAKEVC